The following proteins are co-located in the Dromiciops gliroides isolate mDroGli1 chromosome 2, mDroGli1.pri, whole genome shotgun sequence genome:
- the ANKRD11 gene encoding ankyrin repeat domain-containing protein 11 isoform X2: MEIKKTQIQMPPVQSMLWYYKAGTLLEASWHEMEVPRSKKKEKQGPERKRIKKEPATRKPGLLFGMGLSGIRAGYPLSERQQVALLMQMTAEESANSPVDTTPKHPSQSTVCQKGTPNSASKTKDKVNKRNERGETRLHRAAIRGDARRIKELINEGADVNVKDFAGWTALHEACNRGYYDVAKQLLAAGAEVNTKGLDDDTPLHDAANNGHYKVVKLLLRYGGNPHQSNRKGETPLKVANSPTMVNLLLGKGTYTSSEESSTESSEEEDAPSFAPSSSVDGNNTDSEFEKGLKHKAKNQEPPKTVTPVKDEYEFDEDDEQDRVPPVDDKHLLKKDYRKETKSNSFISIPKMEVKTYTKNNTIAPKKAAHRILSDTSDEEDASVTVGTGEKLRLSAHSVLPSNKTRESSNIKQQKEKNKVKKKRKKETKGKEVRFGKKNDKFCSSESESENLESDEDDRDSVESSNCLKDSTIVLKEPSLFSSLSASSTSSHASLGSQKQNSNLAEQHSKHWRTDNWKTISSPAWSDVSSLSDSTRTRLTSESDYTSEDSSLASLKPVRKKQEHKKKNAPHNTVSEKKNSFHSNVDGAIPKLDKEGKVVKKHKTKHKHKNKDKGQCSNNQDIKLKSFSYDYEDSKQKSDKALIVDSENPIENKLKVLKHDREHFKKEEKIIKTKSEEKEWLFKDEIIKVSKEEKSLKRVKDGSKELSKAFREEKDRSSKTEKEKSVKEKSPKEEKLRIHKEERKKKSKDKQSKSEKKNDMKEEKISKSEKEKTFKEDKEKFKKEKVYREESGFDEFCNKSQFLENEDSKFSLSDDQQERWFSDLSDSSFDFKGEDSWDSPVTDYREIKNDSVAKLILETVKEETKEKKRDNKNKEKREYNEKRNEKDSFFKKKDRDYLDKTSEKKKDPMEKHKSISSYLSEKEKRRKDSADGIKERKEKDVGDSCKERKDSFDSSKDRKDAKVKQEETYRDDLKEYGCENFFKDKLDSEFGKNLETWERHHSGKEKDKKDTIDKDKKEKQKSDKYKEKSKEIDKEKNEKSILEKNQKDKELDKCFKEKKETKEKYKDLHNKDKERKSSLDQIKEKKDKNFSGTISEDFAEKRDEKKTKDKSWYIADIFTDESEDEKEEYSTGGFKIGDTIGNEVPRSENVQEKDEDKEPYTSEKHRKYSSDKQHSGEKQKDKESKEKKKEKGLTEGGKDKKEKNFEKHKDKKDKDSIEKYKDRKDRTSIDSIQEKKSKQKIPEKVERKHSTDDKVKNKHKEKLDKEHSKERKSSKGGDMEKSLLEKLEEEALNEYRDDSNDKISELSSDSFTDRGQDPGMSSLLESSFAEPAEDKFKDSISFPSLQDKLKEKERHRHSSSSSKKSHEREKAKKEKSEKKEKGDDFKDSRKESTQYEKDFSLDGDAFGISYNMKTEVDDELDKTIEFFSEKKDKNDSERELSKKSEKEKVYASNSISTTKEKKKRDKHREKWKDEKEKHREKHTDGFFKHHKDEQKSVIKEKDSSQVNAFKDKSKDESVKLSESRLKEKEKSDSLKISNGNDKIPPSKDTAKKDTRPREKLLGDGDLMMTSFERMLCQKDLEIEERHKRHKERMKQMEKMRHRSGDPKLKDKVKSSEEARKRSLDLPSKKPLGLDSQLKEKKMKELGPLTPVLSTESKPHPPVGTDSKDWLAGPHMKEILPASPRPDQSRPTGVPAPASVVSCPSYEEVMQTPRTPSCSNEDYTDLMFDCADSQHSIPVSTMSMNACSPSFFDRYTNTSGGLPENPSQTPTRTLPTNLYRSISVDIRRTPEEEFTVGEKFFRQQSVPATSNYDSPVQHIMEEKVSLPTVPAEKFPCLSPGYYSPDYGIPSPKVETLHCTSGAIGNVAPSPESVFSGLQAKSSPSHRDELLAPSIEGALPPDLGIPLDATEDQQATAAIIPPEPSYLQPIEEGPFNAVISEEDNTDWANPPRTSEEPIPQSLIGTSSETPVNWTVGSELLIKSPQRFSESPKPFCSSDSIHPAPVPFIPSDSPYPVSPISYPLTVSEPGLNDVKEVAEEAIQGEITASEEQTSYMPPSRLDSFFTNCKPLPEETPEIVQESTCIPTVTQVEALGSLENNFLENNISVINQEEPVAWPDPFTNAEDDLDLGPFSLPELPLQTKDVPDTEMTEAEPMGESTVVASESANPVDPGVFNGSLSLLAANEQEELPPSQAATLLPVAPGPEPEEPKPEAISVEAAVEAGNMPEEKTAEQLESHSFQPMVSTDLPPQTGDQEGETNPEDAFVSNCTLETCAENNLAQANVDGAGTQEDVVVSTVIQTGSSQVEPTQGNVQPEAVESVPKPVPEVPKPPKVEEIPQRITRNRAQMLANQNKQNTSPSEKEFPPVSTPSTRAKGRVTEEEDSQAQHPRKRRFQRSNQQLQQQINTSTQQTREMIQQTLAAIVDAIKLDDIEPYHSDRSNPYFEYLQIRKKIEEKRKILCYITPQAPQCYAEYVTYTGSYLLDGKPLSKLHIPVIAPPPSLAEPLKELFKQQETVRGKLRLQHSIEREKLIVSCEQEILRVHCRAARTIANQAVPFSACTMLLDSEVYNMPLESQGDENKSVRDRFNARQFISWLQDVDDKYDRMKTCLLMRQQHEAAALNAVQRMEWQLKVQELDPAGHKSLCVNEVPSFYVPMVDVNDDFVLLPA; this comes from the exons ATGCCTCCAGTTCAGTCCATGTTGTGGTACTACAAGGCTGGTACACTCCTCGAAGCATCATGGCATGAAATGGAGGTTCCTAGAAGCAAGAAGAAAG AAAAGCAGGGTCCTGAGAGGAAGAGGATTAAAAAGGAGCCCGCCACCAGGAAGCCTGGTTTACTGTTTGGAATGGGGCTATCTGGAATTAGAGCAGGCTATCCACTCTCAGAGCGCCAGCAGGTCGCCCTTCTTATGCAGATGACAGCAGAGGAGTCTGCCAATAGCCCAG TAGACACAACACCAAAGCATCCCTCTCAGTCTACAGTTTGTCAGAAGGGAACTCCTAACTCTGCCTCCAAAACCAAAGATAAagtaaataagagaaatgagcgTGGAGAAACTCGACTGCATCGGGCTGCCATCAGAGGAGATGCCCGGCGCATCAAGGAGCTCATCAATGAGGGAGCCGATGTCAACGTGAAAGACTTTGCAG GCTGGACAGCATTGCACGAGGCATGTAACCGAGGTTACTATGATGTTGCAAAGCAGTTGCTTGCTGCAGGTGCTGAAGTCAATACAAAGGGGTTGGATGATGACACCCCACTGCATGATGCAGCCAATAATGGTCACTACAAG gTGGTGAAGTTATTGTTACGATATGGAGGGAATCCTCATCAGAGTAACAGGAAGGGAGAGACACCTTTGAAAGTAGCCAATTCTCCAACTATGGTGAATCTCCTACTGGGAAAGGGTACCTACACTTCAAGCGAAGAGAGCTCAACAG AGAGTTCAGAAGAAGAAGATGCCCCGTCATTTGCACCTTCTAGTTCAGTTGATGGCAATAACACGGACTCTGAATTTGAAAAAGGCCTGAAGCATAAGGCCAAGAATCAGGAGCCTCCAAAAACAGTTACCCCTGTGAAGGATGAGTATGAATTTGATGAGGATGACGAACAAGACAGAGTTCCTCCAGTTGATGATAAGCATTTACTGAAAAAGGATTACAGAAAAGAAACTAAATCCAATAGTTTTATATCTATTCCCAAAATGGAAGTTAAAACCTATACTAAAAATAACACAATTGCACCAAAGAAAGCTGCCCATCGCATCCTTTCAGACACCTCAGATGAAGAGGATGCAAGTGTCACTGTGGGCACCGGAGAGAAGCTCAGACTTTCAGCTCATTCTGTATTGCCCAGTAACAAGACCCGAGAGTCCTCTAACATCAagcaacagaaagagaaaaacaaagttaaaaagaagcggaagaaagagacaaaaggcaAGGAAGTTCGATTTGgcaaaaaaaatgacaagtttTGTTCTTCAGAGTCAGAGAGTGAGAATTTGGAGAGCGATGAGGATGACAGAGACTCTGTTGAAAGCTCTAATTGTCTCAAGGACTCCACTATCGTGCTAAAGGAGCCCTCCCTCTTCAGCTCACTTTCTGCCTCATCTACTTCTTCTCATGCAAGTCTAGGATCCCAGAAACAGAACTCAAATCTCGCAGAACAGCACTCCAAGCATTGGAGAACAGATAACTGGAaaaccatttcttctccagcttggTCGGATGTCAGTTCTTTATCAGACTCTACAAGGACAAGACTAACAAGTGAGTCTGATTATACATCTGAAGACTCCAGCTTGGCATCATTGAAACCAGTTAGAAAGAAACaggaacacaaaaagaaaaacgcCCCACATAATACAGTATCTGAAAAGAAGAACTCATTCCATTCCAATGTGGATGGAGCAATTCCAAAACTAGATAAAGAGGGGAAAGTTGTTAaaaagcataaaacaaaacataaacacaaaaacaaagacaaaggaCAGTGTTCAAACAATCAagatattaaattgaaaagtttttcttATGATTATGAGGACTCTAAGCAAAAGTCAGATAAGGCCTTAATTGTTGATAGTGAAAATccaattgaaaataaattaaaagtactAAAGCATGATAGAGAACAtttcaagaaagaagagaaaataatcaaaactaaGTCTGAGGAAAAGGAATGGTTGTTTAAAGATGAGATAATAAAAGTCTCTAAAGAAGAGAAATCACTAAAAAGAGTCAAAGATGGGAGCAAAGAACTCAGTAAGGCtttcagagaggagaaagaccGATCAAGtaaaactgaaaaagagaaatcaGTAAAGGAGAAGTCTCCCAAAGAGGAGAAACTCAGAATTCACAAAGAAGAacgaaagaaaaaatcaaaagacaAGCAGTCaaagtcagagaagaaaaatgacatgAAGGAGGAGAAAATTTCCAAATCtgagaaagagaaaacttttaaagaagataaagaaaaatttaaaaaagaaaaagtttataggGAAGAATCTGGTTTTGATGAATTTTGTAACAAAAGTCAGTTTTTAGAGAATGAAGATAGCAAATTCAGCCTTTCTGATGATCAGCAAGAGAGGTGGTTTTCTGATTTATCTGACTCATCATTTGATTTCAAAGGAGAAGATAGTTGGGATTCTCCAGTGACAGACTATAGGGAGATAAAAAATGACTCAGTAGCAAAACTAATCTTGGAAacagtgaaagaagaaacaaaagaaaagaagagggataacaaaaataaagaaaagagagaatataatgaaaaacGTAATGAAAAAgactctttctttaaaaagaaagacagagactatTTGGACAAAacctctgaaaaaaagaaagaccccaTGGAGAAACACAAAAGTATTTCCAGTTACTTgtcagagaaggagaaaaggagaaaagactcTGCAGATGGTATTAAGGAGCGGAAAGAAAAAGATGTGGGTGATAGCtgcaaagagagaaaagactcATTCGATAGTTCCAAAGACAGAAAAGATGCCAAGGTTAAACAAGAGGAGACCTACAGAGATGATCTTAAAGAATATGGTtgtgaaaatttttttaaggacAAATTAGATTCAGAATTTGGAAAAAATCTAGAGACTTGGGAAAGACATCattcagggaaagaaaaggataaaaaagataCGATTGATAAGGAcaaaaaagagaagcagaaatcagataaatataaagaaaaatctaaagaaatagacaaagaaaaaaatgaaaaatctatccttgaaaaaaatcagaaagacaaagaattggataaatgttttaaagagaaaaaagagacaaaggaaaaatacaaGGATTTGCacaacaaagacaaagaaaggaagtCTTCCCTTGatcaaattaaagaaaagaaagacaaaaatttctcaggcaccATCTCAGAGGACTTTGctgaaaaaagagatgaaaaaaagactaaagaTAAAAGCTGGTACATTGCAGATATTTTCACAGATGAAAGTGAGGATGAAAAAGAAGAGTATAGTACAGGTGGATTCAAAATTGGGGATACTATAGGCAATGAAGTTCCAAGATCAGAGAATGTACAAGAAAAAGATGAGGATAAAGAACCTTATACTTCAGAGAAACACCGGAAGTATTCTTCAGATAAGCAACACTCTGGAGAAAAGCAGAAAGATAAAGAAtccaaggagaagaaaaaggaaaagggattaacagaaggaggaaaagataaaaaagaaaaaaactttgaaaaacacAAAGACAAGAAGGATAAAGATTCTATTGAAAAATATAAGGATAGAAAAGATAGAACTTCCATTGACTCtatccaagaaaagaaaagtaaacaaaaaattcctgaaaaggtagaaaggaaacACTCCACTGATGACAAggttaaaaacaaacataaagaaaAGCTGGATAAAGAACATTCCAAAGAGAGGAAGTCTTCAAAGGGGGGTGATATGGAGAAAAGCTTGTTGGAGAAGTTGGAAGAAGAAGCCCTCAATGAATATAGAGATGACTCCAACGATAAGATAAGTGAACTCTCATCTGACAGCTTTACTGACCGAGGGCAAGATCCTGGCATGAGCAGTCTCCTTGAATCATCATTCGCAGAGCCTGCTGAGGACAAGTTTAAggattctatttcctttccttccctacaAGACAAATTGAAAGAAAAGGAGCGACACAGGcattcctcatcttcatcaaagaaaagtcatgaaagggaaaaagccaagaaagagaagtctgagaaaaaagaaaaaggtgatgATTTTAAGGACAGTAGAAAAGAATCGACCCAGTATGAAAAAGACTTCTCCTTGGATGGTGATGCTTTTGGCATATCATATAACATGAAAACAGAGGTAGATGATGAATTAGATAAAACAATTGAATTTTTCtctgaaaagaaagacaaaaatgattctGAGAGGGAACTTTccaagaaatcagaaaaggaaaaagtttatGCTTCAAATTCCATCAGTACaactaaagaaaagaagaaaagagataaacatcgagaaaaatggaaagatgaaaaagagaaacacagagaaaaacaCACAGATGGATTTTTTAAGCATCATAAGGATGAACAGAAGTCTGTGATTAAAGAGAAGGACAGTTCTCAAGTGAATGCTTTCAAAGATAAATCAAAGGATGAAAGTGTCAAGCTTAGTGAAAGCAgattaaaagagaaggaaaagtctgACTCATTGAAGATTAGTAACGGAAATGATAAAATCCCACCATCCAAAGACACAGCAAAGAAGGATACCAGACCCAGAGAAAAACTTTTAGGAGATGGTGACTTGATGATGACAAGTTTTGAGAGAATGCTATGCCAAAAAGACCTGGAGATAGAAGAGCGCCACAAAAGGCACAAAGAACGAATGAAGCAGATGGAGAAGATGAGGCACAGATCTGGGGATCCCAAGCTGAAAGATAAAGTGAAGTCCTCAGAGGAGGCAAGGAAGAGGAGTCTGGATCTGCCTTCCAAAAAACCGTTGGGACTGGACTCTCAGcttaaagagaaaaagatgaaggaGTTAGGCCCCCTGACGCCTGTTCTGTCCACGGAAAGCAAGCCCCACCCTCCCGTGGGCACGGACTCTAAAGACTGGTTGGCCGGTCctcacatgaaagaaatcctACCTGCTTCCCCACGACCGGACCAGAGCCGTCCCACAGGGGTTCCAGCTCCAGCCTCTGTGGTTTCCTGCCCTAGTTATGAGGAAGTGATGCAGACTCCTAGAACACCATCGTGCAGTAACGAAGATTATACAGATTTGATGTTTGACTGTGCTGATTCTCAGCATTCTATACCTGTCTCCACCATGTCCATGAATGCATGCTCCCCGTCCTTCTTTGACAGGTACACAAATACTTCTGGTGGGCTTCCTGAAAACCCCAGTCAAACTCCTACAAGGACTCTTCCCACAAACCTTTACCGTTCGATCTCAGTTGATATCAGGAGAACCCCTGAAGAGGAATTCACTGTTGGGGAGAAGTTTTTCAGGCAGCAAAGTGTACCTGCTACATCAAATTATGATTCTCCAGTGCAACATATAATGGAAGAAAAGGTTTCTTTACCAACTGTTCCTGCAGAAAAGTTTCCATGTTTGTCTCCTGGGTACTACTCTCCAGATTATGGTATTCCTTCACCCAAAGTTGAAACGTTACATTGTACATCAGGGGCTATTGGAAATGTTGCCCCATCTCCTGAGAGTGTTTTCTCTGGTTTGCAAGCAAAATCCTCTCCTTCTCATAGAGATGAGCTTTTGGCTCCATCCATAGAAGGTGCTCTTCCCCCTGATTTGGGCATCCCATTGGATGCCACTGAAGACCAACAAGCAACTGCTGCCATTATTCCACCAGAGCCCAGCTATCTGCAACCAATTGAAGAGGGCCCCTTTAATGCTGTTATTTCAGAAGAGGATAATACAGATTGGGCAAACCCTCCCAGAACCTCAGAGGAGCCTATTCCTCAGAGTTTAATTGGGACTTCCTCTGAAACCCCTGTAAATTGGACAGTTGGATCCGAACTTCTCATTAAATCCCCACAGAGATTTTCAGAGTCTCCCAAACCTTTCTGTTCTTCAGATTCCATCCATCCAGCTCCTGTGCCATTTATACCTTCTGATTCTCCTTACCCAGTTTCTCCTATTTCATATCCCTTGACTGTATCTGAACCAGGTCTTAATGATGTAAAGGAAGTTGCGGAAGAAGCAATTCAAGGAGAAATAACAGCATCAGAGGAACAAACTTCTTACATGCCCCCTTCTAGACTAGACTCATTCTTTACCAACTGTAAGCCTCTACCAGAAGAAACACCTGAGATTGTTCAGGAATCCACATGTATACCAACGGTAACTCAGGTCGAAGCTCTAGGCTCCCTGGAAAACAACTTTTTAGAAAATAACATTTCTGTCATAAATCAAGAAGAACCAGTGGCATGGCCTGATCCTTTTACAAATGCAGAAGATGACTTAGATTTGGGTCCTTTTTCTTTACCTGAACTTCCACTTCAAACTAAAGATGTCCCTgacactgaaatgactgaagcaGAACCTATGGGAGAGAGTACTGTTGTTGCCTCAGAAAGTGCAAATCCTGTTGACCCAGGAGTCTTCAATGGGAGCCTTTCTTTATTAGCTGCAAATGAACAAGAGGAGCTGCCCCCTAGCCAGGCAGCTACCCTCCTGCCTGTGGCACCAGGGCCTGAACCTGAAGAACCAAAGCCAGAAGCCATTTCTGTGGAAGCTGCTGTGGAAGCAGGGAACATGCCAGAGGAGAAGACTGCTGAGCAGTTAGAATCCCATTCTTTTCAACCAATGGTATCTACTGACCTTCCTCCTCAGACAGGTGACCAAGAGGGGGAAACAAATCCTGAAGACGCCTTTGTGTCAAACTGTACGTTGGAGACTTGTGCTGAGAATAATTTGGCCCAGGCAAATGTCGATGGTGCTGGCACACAAGAAGATGTTGTAGTAAGTACTGTCATTCAGACAGGGTCTTCCCAGGTGGAACCAACCCAAGGCAATGTCCAGCCAGAAGCTGTGGAGTCTGTGCCCAAGCCAGTACCTGAAGTTCCCAAACCGCCCAAAGTCGAAGAAATTCCTCAACGAATCACCAGGAACCGTGCTCAGATGCTAGCCAATCAAAATAAACAGAACACCTCCCCCTCAGAAAAAGAATTTCCACCAGTTTCTACTCCTTCCACAAGAGCAAAGGGGCGAGTCACGGAAGAAGAAGATTCTCAGGCCCAGCACCCTCGAAAACGTCGTTTCCAGCGCTCCAACCAACAGCTGCAGCAACAAATTAATACATCGACCCAGCAGACTAGGGAAATGATACAGCAAACATTGGCAGCCATTGTCGATGCTATAAAACTGGATGACATTGAACCCTATCATAGCGATAGGTCAAACCCATATTTTGAATACCTTCAGATCAGGAAAAAGATTGAGGAAAAGCGGAAAATTCTATGCTACATCACTCCCCAGGCACCCCAGTGTTATGCTGAATATGTCACTTACACAGGTTCTTACCTGTTGGACGGCAAGCCCCTCAGCAAGCTTCACATTCCAGTG